Proteins encoded within one genomic window of Festucalex cinctus isolate MCC-2025b chromosome 18, RoL_Fcin_1.0, whole genome shotgun sequence:
- the ptrh2 gene encoding peptidyl-tRNA hydrolase 2, mitochondrial isoform X2, translating into MDILKGPLDVLKSPVGMGVALGVGCGLLLGWQLRSHLGCGSFLGAMKLSPDEELAMGEGGDTKLILVVRANLKMGKGKVASQCAHAAVAAFKQVQRRNPEFLKMWEYCGQPKVVVKAPDENTLLQLMGLAKELRLPVSLISDAGRTQIEPGSRTVLAIGPGPAELIDSISGDLKLY; encoded by the coding sequence ATGGACATTCTCAAGGGTCCATTGGACGTGCTCAAGAGTCCCGTGGGCATGGGTGTCGCCCTCGGTGTGGGCTGCGGGCTCCTCCTGGGTTGGCAGCTGCGCTCCCACTTGGGCTGCGGAAGTTTTCTGGGTGCCATGAAGCTCAGCCCGGACGAAGAGCTGGCGATGGGGGAAGGAGGGGACACCAAGTTGATCCTGGTGGTCCGCGCCAACCTGAAGATGGGCAAGGGGAAGGTGGCGTCCCAGTGCGCCCACGCGGCCGTGGCGGCTTTCAAGCAAGTGCAGCGCAGGAACCCCGAGTTCCTCAAGATGTGGGAGTACTGCGGCCAGCCCAAAGTGGTGGTGAAGGCTCCGGACGAGAACACGTTACTTCAGCTCATGGGGCTCGCCAAGGAATTGAGGCTGCCCGTCAGCCTGATCAGTGATGCGGGCAGGACACAAATCGAGCCCGGTTCCCGCACAGTGCTCGCTATCGGTCCCGGTCCGGCCGAGCTCATTGACAGCATCAGTGGAGATTTGAAGCTTTATTAA
- the ptrh2 gene encoding peptidyl-tRNA hydrolase 2, mitochondrial isoform X1, protein MVNWSQMLSMDILKGPLDVLKSPVGMGVALGVGCGLLLGWQLRSHLGCGSFLGAMKLSPDEELAMGEGGDTKLILVVRANLKMGKGKVASQCAHAAVAAFKQVQRRNPEFLKMWEYCGQPKVVVKAPDENTLLQLMGLAKELRLPVSLISDAGRTQIEPGSRTVLAIGPGPAELIDSISGDLKLY, encoded by the exons ATGGTAAACTGGAGTCAAAT GTTGAGCATGGACATTCTCAAGGGTCCATTGGACGTGCTCAAGAGTCCCGTGGGCATGGGTGTCGCCCTCGGTGTGGGCTGCGGGCTCCTCCTGGGTTGGCAGCTGCGCTCCCACTTGGGCTGCGGAAGTTTTCTGGGTGCCATGAAGCTCAGCCCGGACGAAGAGCTGGCGATGGGGGAAGGAGGGGACACCAAGTTGATCCTGGTGGTCCGCGCCAACCTGAAGATGGGCAAGGGGAAGGTGGCGTCCCAGTGCGCCCACGCGGCCGTGGCGGCTTTCAAGCAAGTGCAGCGCAGGAACCCCGAGTTCCTCAAGATGTGGGAGTACTGCGGCCAGCCCAAAGTGGTGGTGAAGGCTCCGGACGAGAACACGTTACTTCAGCTCATGGGGCTCGCCAAGGAATTGAGGCTGCCCGTCAGCCTGATCAGTGATGCGGGCAGGACACAAATCGAGCCCGGTTCCCGCACAGTGCTCGCTATCGGTCCCGGTCCGGCCGAGCTCATTGACAGCATCAGTGGAGATTTGAAGCTTTATTAA